A genomic window from Qipengyuania oceanensis includes:
- a CDS encoding cation diffusion facilitator family transporter: MHNVSDALASAGVIVAGVLILRYELYIADLTITVVIGDFVIWQGVTLLPRTVRLLMGAVPDESEFDRIVSDLRDAEGVADVHHVQVWSISEHYRALEAHVVPAESSLQAFEDVKARARGMLETRHAITHATFEACLAANCDPVMVPGHQVEKNQCQDHDHDH; this comes from the coding sequence CTGCACAATGTGTCCGATGCGCTGGCTTCGGCCGGTGTGATCGTGGCTGGCGTGCTCATTCTGCGATACGAACTTTATATCGCCGATCTGACCATCACGGTGGTCATTGGTGACTTTGTGATCTGGCAGGGCGTTACTTTGTTGCCTCGCACGGTGCGTCTCTTGATGGGCGCGGTGCCGGACGAAAGCGAGTTCGATCGCATTGTGAGCGACCTGCGTGACGCAGAAGGCGTGGCCGACGTCCATCACGTCCAAGTCTGGAGCATCAGCGAGCATTATCGCGCGCTTGAGGCGCATGTCGTTCCTGCCGAATCTTCGTTGCAGGCTTTCGAGGATGTGAAGGCGCGGGCTCGCGGTATGCTCGAGACGCGGCACGCCATCACCCATGCAACGTTCGAAGCCTGCCTCGCTGCCAACTGTGATCCGGTTATGGTCCCGGGCCATCAGGTCGAAAAGAACCAATGCCAAGACCATGATCACGACCATTGA